A genomic stretch from Pseudomonas sp. MUP55 includes:
- a CDS encoding phosphonate degradation HD-domain oxygenase — protein sequence MSRERVVAEVFGLYERHGTADYIGEPVSQIEHMSQAAQQAMAEGFYDEVVLAAFFHDIGHLCGQGEANMGGYGVVSHERLGADYLRRAGFGERMATLVEYHVQAKRYLTFAQPDYYARLSEASRRTLEYQGGVMSAQEAQAFEQHPLCDISLRLRHWDEQAKDLHVSLLDLEMLKAKALQLLADQASSRR from the coding sequence ATGAGTCGCGAGCGGGTGGTGGCCGAGGTGTTCGGCCTGTACGAGCGGCATGGCACGGCGGATTACATCGGCGAGCCGGTGTCGCAGATCGAGCACATGTCCCAGGCCGCGCAGCAGGCGATGGCCGAAGGCTTTTACGATGAAGTGGTGTTGGCGGCGTTTTTCCACGATATCGGCCACCTGTGTGGCCAGGGCGAAGCGAACATGGGCGGTTATGGCGTGGTCAGTCACGAGCGGCTGGGCGCCGATTACCTGCGTCGTGCCGGCTTTGGCGAACGCATGGCGACGTTGGTGGAGTACCACGTGCAGGCCAAGCGTTACCTCACCTTCGCCCAGCCGGACTATTACGCCCGGTTGAGCGAGGCCAGCCGACGTACGCTGGAGTACCAGGGGGGCGTGATGAGCGCGCAGGAGGCGCAGGCCTTCGAGCAGCACCCGCTTTGTGACATCAGCCTGCGCCTGCGTCACTGGGATGAGCAGGCCAAAGACCTGCACGTGTCGTTGCTCGACCTTGAAATGCTCAAGGCCAAGGCCCTGCAGCTACTGGCCGATCAGGCGTCGTCCAGGCGCTGA
- a CDS encoding putative 2-aminoethylphosphonate ABC transporter substrate-binding protein, with the protein MFKPLALVAAVLTAFSLNAFAKTELTVYTALEAEQLKTYKKAFEQANPDVEIKWVRDSTGIITAKLLAEKDRPQADVVWGLAASSLAILDQQGMLDSYAPKDLDKIGKNYRDAANPPAWVGMDVWAATICFNTVEAEKQGLSKPVSWQDLTKPEYKGKIVMPNPASSGTGFLDVSAWLQTFGEKQGWQYMDDLHQNIGQYVHSGSKPCKLAASGEFPIGISFEYPAVQLKRQGAPLDIILPKEGLGWDIEATAVIKGTSHADAARKLADFSASPAAIELYKDNFAVLAQPGIAKPQTELPADYEQRLIKNDFAWASKNRDSILTEWRKRYDGKSEKVAGQ; encoded by the coding sequence ATGTTCAAGCCACTGGCGCTGGTCGCTGCCGTACTCACTGCATTCAGCCTGAATGCCTTCGCCAAAACCGAACTGACTGTGTACACGGCCCTCGAAGCCGAGCAATTGAAAACCTACAAAAAGGCCTTCGAGCAGGCCAACCCGGACGTCGAAATCAAGTGGGTGCGCGACTCTACCGGCATCATCACCGCCAAGCTGCTGGCCGAAAAAGACCGCCCGCAGGCCGATGTGGTGTGGGGCCTGGCCGCCTCCAGCCTGGCGATTCTCGATCAACAAGGCATGCTCGACAGCTATGCCCCGAAAGACCTGGACAAAATCGGCAAGAACTACCGCGACGCCGCCAACCCACCGGCCTGGGTCGGCATGGACGTGTGGGCCGCGACCATTTGCTTCAACACCGTCGAAGCCGAGAAACAGGGCCTGAGCAAACCGGTGAGTTGGCAGGACCTGACCAAGCCCGAGTACAAAGGCAAGATCGTCATGCCCAACCCGGCGTCCTCGGGCACCGGCTTTCTGGACGTGAGCGCCTGGTTGCAAACCTTTGGCGAGAAACAGGGCTGGCAGTACATGGACGACCTGCACCAGAACATCGGGCAGTACGTTCACTCCGGCTCCAAGCCGTGCAAGCTGGCGGCGTCCGGGGAGTTTCCGATTGGTATTTCGTTTGAATATCCAGCCGTACAGTTGAAGCGCCAAGGGGCTCCGCTGGACATCATCCTGCCCAAGGAAGGCCTGGGCTGGGACATCGAAGCCACGGCGGTGATCAAGGGCACAAGCCACGCTGATGCCGCCAGAAAACTTGCGGACTTCTCCGCCAGCCCGGCGGCGATAGAACTGTACAAGGACAACTTCGCAGTGCTGGCCCAGCCAGGGATTGCCAAGCCGCAGACCGAATTGCCCGCCGATTATGAGCAACGGCTGATCAAGAACGACTTTGCCTGGGCGTCGAAGAACCGCGACAGCATCCTGACTGAATGGCGCAAGCGCTATGACGGCAAGTCGGAGAAGGTGGCGGGTCAGTAG
- a CDS encoding TIGR03364 family FAD-dependent oxidoreductase, with protein sequence MTHHTDLLIIGAGILGLSHAYAAARRGLKVKVFERSATPLGASVRNFGQALVTGQPPGPMLDLARQSRDIWGHWAQVAGLELKRNGSYLFARTEAEEHLLEAFCAGRAREHGYNVELLQGAALNDLYGGQFRHHRAALHGKDDQQLYSREAIPALINYLAQDLGVEFHFSTLVRDVEPGRLHSTAGSFRAEQILVCSGHDYQTLLAESIAPLNPQICRLQMLRARPARALNLQHALLTGLSCVHYGAFADLPQAAPVQAQILREAPHLHAHGIHLLISPTPHGDLIIGDSHDYGSDASPFNAEQVDDWLIHLAEQTLSCQIQVVERWQGVYGSRGPGPFSFVQVAAGMSIALMHTGVGMSVGPAMAEGNITALWGPAS encoded by the coding sequence ATGACACACCACACCGATCTGCTGATCATCGGCGCGGGCATCCTCGGCCTCTCCCACGCCTACGCCGCCGCCAGGCGCGGGCTGAAGGTCAAGGTCTTCGAGCGCAGCGCCACCCCGCTGGGCGCCTCGGTGCGCAACTTCGGCCAGGCGCTGGTCACCGGGCAACCGCCGGGGCCGATGCTCGACCTGGCACGGCAAAGCCGCGATATCTGGGGGCACTGGGCGCAGGTCGCCGGCCTTGAGCTCAAGCGCAATGGCTCCTACCTGTTCGCCCGTACCGAAGCCGAAGAGCACCTGCTCGAAGCCTTCTGCGCCGGGCGTGCCCGCGAGCACGGCTACAACGTCGAGCTGCTGCAAGGCGCAGCCTTGAACGACCTGTACGGCGGCCAGTTCCGCCATCACCGTGCCGCGCTGCATGGCAAGGACGATCAGCAACTGTATTCGCGAGAAGCGATCCCGGCGCTGATCAATTACCTGGCCCAGGATCTGGGCGTGGAGTTTCATTTTTCCACCCTGGTGCGCGACGTCGAACCAGGCCGGTTGCACAGCACGGCGGGCAGCTTTCGCGCTGAGCAGATCCTCGTCTGCTCCGGACACGACTACCAGACCCTGCTGGCCGAATCGATTGCCCCGCTCAACCCGCAGATCTGCCGCCTGCAGATGCTGCGTGCGCGGCCCGCACGGGCGCTGAACCTGCAACACGCGTTGCTGACGGGTCTGAGTTGCGTGCACTACGGCGCGTTTGCCGACCTGCCGCAAGCCGCACCGGTACAGGCGCAGATCCTGCGCGAAGCACCGCACCTGCATGCCCACGGCATTCACCTGCTGATCAGCCCTACGCCCCACGGCGACTTGATCATCGGCGACTCCCACGACTACGGCAGCGATGCCTCGCCATTCAATGCCGAGCAGGTCGACGACTGGCTGATCCACCTGGCCGAGCAGACCCTGAGCTGCCAGATCCAGGTGGTCGAGCGTTGGCAGGGCGTGTATGGCTCACGTGGGCCCGGGCCGTTTTCGTTTGTGCAGGTGGCTGCGGGGATGAGTATTGCGCTGATGCACACCGGCGTGGGCATGAGCGTGGGGCCGGCGATGGCCGAGGGAAACATCACGGCATTATGGGGGCCGGCGTCATGA